The genomic DNA CTTATAAATATTGGCGGATAACATCGGGAAAGATGCCCATGAACGCTGTTTTTCCAACACTGTTAATGGGTTATCAAATTCATGATTACCCACTGCCATGGCATCATATTGAATCGCATTCATACCTTTAAAATCTGGCTCAGCATCTTGAATATCCGATTCAGGAACCCCCGTATTAACGTCACCGCCAGAAAGTACTAACACCACGTTGCCTTCAGCTTCTACGTCTTCTCGAATACTATCAATCAACGTTTTACGTGCTGCCATTCCATATTCACCATCAGCATTGTGCCAAAAGCGTCCGTGGTTATCATTGGTGTGCAAAATCGTAAATGACACCTTTTTTTTGGGATTGATCGTTTCTTCATCTTGCTGACCTTGATTCTCAGAGTCGTCGCTATTACATCCAGCTAACATCCCTATTAATAAAGTACAAGTAACACTGAGTAATTTTTTATTTAACATAGTTGTCTCGGCTATTATTTAATATAAATGAAATTAAAATCCCTTTAGGAAAAAACAATCTATACATGCAACATGACAAACCTATGAATAAACATCATCAATTAATGTTATTAATAATAATTAATCGCGTGAAATAAAACAGCAATTCAATAGGAATGTAATCGATTGCATTCCCATATCTCATTGAAATATAGAAAACTAATTTAATAACGGTTAAAAGAAAACAATCACATTAATAGTTTAATTAAGTATCATCATGTATTAATTGGACAATTTACCATAACCATTCAATTATTTTATGGTAGTTCATTTATAAAGTAACTATACATAACGTATTTATGTGTCATATGACACGAAAATGAAACAATTCACCATTAGATTTCTACGTCTATTAATTAATAAGGAAATAAACAATGACAGCAAGGATAAACCCAATAAAAATAGGGCTAACAATAGTAGGATTAACTTTTCTCTCTCTGCCAATTAATGCAGAGATAGTGATAACAGAATATGCTGAAGGGAGCAGTAATAATAAAGCTATTGAGCTTTATAATTCTGGGAATGAAAGCATCTCTTTATCTGGATATGAACTTGTAAGGTATAAAGATGGTGATACCTCACCTTCGAGTAATCTTAATTTAGATACTCAACACATTTCTTCAAATGACTTCTTAGTATTACTGAATACGAATTTTAATGCCGATAAAAAAGCCGAAATAACCGCTCCCACTTTTGAATCAGGATCGATGCAATTTAATGGTGGTGATGCCGTCGCATTGCTGAAAAATGGTATGATCGTTGATGTGATCGGTAATATTCCCACCGAGTCCGACTGGGGGAAAGACATCACTTATCGCCGTCATCCTGAAAGCTTGGTGGCCAGAACTCAATACCAAGCTGAGGATTGGGTCGCCTTTGAGAAAGATAACAGCAGTGATTTAGGGAAGCTAGGGGCAATTGAAGTCCCTGAACCATTGAATTGTGAGGGGGTAGACTTCACCCCAATTCATACCATTCAAGGTAATAGTTCAAAATCTCCCTTTGTTACCGATGGCTTTGAGAGTAGTGACGAATTCTATGTTCAAGGCATCGTGACCGCCATATCATCACTCGATAATGGTTTTTACATACAATCTCTTGTTCCCGATAATGATCCGCAAACATCTGAAGGAATATTAGTCTATTCAAATGCCACTAATATTAATACAGGGGATGTCGTCTGCGTTAAAGCCCCTGTAAAAGAGTATTTTGGCTTAACGGAGTTAGCCCCTTCGAGTAACCAAGTTTCCGTTTTAAGCCAGACTTCTATACCCGAACCGATCAATGTTGAAATATTGGATTCAGATGACAACTTCCAAGCAACACTTGAACGCTACGAAGGGATGTTAGTCACCTTACCTGAAGCACTCGACATGAGAATTACGCGCACCTTTAGTTATGATTATGATGCTCGTCGTAATAATTTGGTTTTATCCCAAGGTCAGATCAATCATCAACCAAATGAACATGCTATTGCCGGTTCAGATGAAGCCAAGCAAGCGTCAAAGAATAACGCGGATCGTCGATTATTTATTGAATCCAATCAAAAAGCGGCCGATGGCGAAGTCCCTTATTACCCAACTTGGTCAGAGGATCTAAACCAAGACAGCTCTGCGGATAATTACCTTCGCATTAATGATCATATTCACGGCTTAACGGGTATCATCACTTACAGCTACAATGAGTTTCGTTTAATTGTCACGCAAAATATCAGCCAAGAGAATGTCACCCATATCTCCGATCGTAATGATAACCCAGTAATTAAAAACGGAGATTTACGCGTCGCAACGTTTAATGTACTTAACTATTTTAACTCTCCATACAATGGCGACAGTAATTCGTTTGGTGAAAATCGAGGGGCAGAATCATATGATGAGTTTCTTCTTCAGCAAGAAAAAATAGCAAATGCGATGGTAAAGCTAAATGCCGATATCGTCGGTATTATGGAAGTTGAAAATAATGGTTTTGGTAAGCAGGGTGCCATTAATACGCTTGCTCAAGCCATTAATGAGAAGCTACTAGACTCAAACTTGCATTACCAAGTCGTCACACTAGATACCAATCAAGATGGCGTTATTAACGAGCAAGATACCGTCGGTACAGATGCCATTTCAGTTGGTGTGTTATATCGTCCTTCTAAGGTCACGGTTGATTCCACTAGAATCATTACCTTGCCAATGCAAGATGTGAATGGCGATAAAGCCTATCAACGTGATTCCATTACCCCTACATTTTTAGTGAATTCTAAATTGACTGGTGGTGATACGAAACATTTAACGATCTCGGTTAACCACTTTAAGTCAAAAGGGTCAACCTGCTGGGAAGATGACAACCTACAAAATGGTGACGATCTCGATTTACAAGGTTCTTGTGAAAATTTCCGTGTTGCGGCTGCCGTAGCGGTAGGTGAAGCGATGGAAAATTTACCCGGTGACAAAATCATTCTTGGGGATTTAAACAGTTACAGCATGGAAGATCCTATGCTGGTATTAACGAATTATAACCAAGAAATTCATGGCAAAGTCATTAAAGCTGCGCGTAATACTCAATTCATTACCAAGGATACGATAACACCACAATTTGGGGATGATGGCGCCATCATTGAGCGAAACTATGGTTATACCGATGTCGTACGCCAATTCCGTTCCCATGCATGGGGGTATTCGTATAACGATGAAGTCGGCGACTTGGACCATATTTTAGTTAGCCCTGATTTATTAAAGCACGTTGTCGATGCCACCAATTGGAATATTAATAGCAGTGAAACGCCTATTTATTCTTATGAAAAATCGTTTAAAGGTTCACTACCTAATTTTGACGATGTTTACCGCTCTTCAGACCATGACCCGGCAGTAGTCGAAATCCGCTATAGTCAGAAAGATCCAGAGCAACCAGTCATCAATGGTGATAAGTTCACGTTGCGCTATACATTACCTCCATCAGCTAACATCGGTGATACGCTGACAATACGTTTATCCCGTAACACAGCGATGACTGCGCTGGCATCAACCACCGATCTATCTGAAAGTATCACAGTATCGGAAGCTCATTTAAGTTCAGGGTATATTGAACTCGATTTTACCAATGTCGAAGCGGGAGATTATACCGCGACAAAAACGCTCACTGACGTCAACGGTACGGTCAAGCATCAAGCTCAAGAACAATTTACGGTTCAAGAAAACGATGCTGACAATGAATCAACACCTGATACCGATAACATCGTAGATAATCAATCTAATGGAGATAGCGGAGGCGGTGCGACTTCACCACTTTGGCTAATGATCATGTTAGGCCTTATGGGGATGAGGCTTCGTCGTCGTAATATCATCTTCCAATAGGTCACCCCTGCACCACTACTTCCCTCTTTCAAGGCCAGTACATACATCTTGAAAGAGGGACTTTCTTAACATTGGCTATCCCTATTTTTTATGTCTCACTCTTTTTCATAAAAATTTTGCATGAAAATAAGCCCATCATCCAAAATATAAGTTCGATCACAAAACCTTTATTTTCGTGATTAAAATCTCATATTCGCTTTAGAAAAGCTTGCAGCTAGGCGGCTTTCAAACAAGGAGAACCTAAATATTTCCCACCGAATGTGATCGCCACACTCCTCCTTTTTATCTACTCCCCCTACGCCTCTTCTTTAGGAGGATGCCGTCTTATTTGGTTTAAAGCATGATGACTTGGTCACTGAATGACGAAACTAAAAAACGAAGCTGATGTATTGAAAACAAGTTCATAAGCATCAAGCTTTATAAAGCCAAACGAAGCATTCAGAGATCCAATATTCCCCTCGTTTTCGCATACAAATAATGTGAATGGGCGTTTGAAACAATATAAAGGACTGTAATTATGAAAACCCTCAAGGTCTGTTTAACGGCTGCTGCGGTATCTTCTGCTCTTCTTGCTTCTTCTGCAATGGCAGTCGAAGCTGATTTCAATGGTTATATGCGTGCTGGTACTGGTGTGAGTACACACAGTGGTGCAAATGAATCATACGAGAAAAACAAAGTAGGTCGTTTAGGTAATGAAAACGATGTTTATGGGGAAATTGGATTAAACACAAAACCAATCAAAGCCGGCGAAACGGCTGAGTTTACGGTAAACTCAATGCTTGCTTATGGCTCAGACGGCTCCAATGGTTGGGAATCTGCACGTGATGATGACGATGGTGCTGATGTCGCTCTTGTGCAATTTAACGTTCAAGCAAAAGGATTATTTGATTTTGACCCTGATGCCGTTCTTTGGGCTGGTAAGCGTTATTATCAACGTCAAGATATTCATATTACTGACTTCTACTATTGGAATACCAATGGTGGTGCCGGTGGCGGTTTAGAACACCTTAGCGTAGGCCCTGGTAAACTTTCTGTTGCTTTTATTCGTGACGATAGTTTGGGTAACGATCTTGGTGTCGATCTTGATGGTGACGGCCAAAATGATAACCAAAACATCAACATTAATAATTTCGATGTTCGCTATGCAGATCTAGGATTGTGGAAAGATGCGAGCTTAGAGCTTGGCATTAACTACTACATGGTAAATGAAACCGACGAACAAGAAGACCTTAATCTAGACACCAAAGACAGCGTAATGGCTACCGCAGTGATCACTCAAGGTAACTTCTTTGGTGGCTTCAACAAAACCGTATTCCAATTTGGTACCAATGGTGCAGCAAGTGCAATGGCTGGGCTAGGTTCAGGTAGCTGGATTCCCGCAGTTTCAGATGGGGACACTGGCTTCCGCGTGATTAACTTTGGTGTGATTAACATGGGTGACAGCTGGAACCTAGGCCATCAAGTCATGTATGCACAAAGCTCTTACGACAATAGCAACAAAGACGATCATACTTTTGCTAACGTAGTTGTACGCCCTATCTATAACTGGTCTGAAATCATGAAAACGGAATTTGAAGCCGGTTACTTTACTGAAGAAAATCAGTGGGGAACTAAAGGGGCAGATAACGAAGGTGCTAAATTTACGGTAGCACAAGCATGGGCTGCAGGCGCTGGCTTCTGGGCCCGACCTGAAATCCGTGTTTATGCTTCTTACGTAGATGATTTCAAAAACGACAACCGCTTTGGTAACGATGAATCTTCAGAGATGTCATTCGGTATTCAAGCAGAAGCATGGTGGTAATCGCCCGTTTGTTATAAATCAATCAACGCCAGCATGACTGCTGGCGTTATGCTTTCTACATAACGTTATATTACTACACTCTTTATTTTTCATTCTTATTATAAGAGGCATTATGTCTGTATTCACTCATCAACCAGTTACTGCTGTTTCAGCAGAGTCTTCTGCCGATGTGATTTTACATGCCTTTGATTGGTCGTATCAAAAAGTGACCAGTGAAGCCAAGCGCATAGCTCAACTCGGATATGATTCCATTTTGATTTCCCCCCCAATGAAATCACCTAACTTCCTTGAATGGTGGAACCGCTACCAACCACAAGACTACCGTATTATTGATAACCCATTAGGGAATACTGTCGATTTTATTACCATGCAACAAGCGCTCAGCCAACATGGTATTGCATTATATGTGGATGTCGTATTTAACCACATGGCCAATGAATCTCATCTTCGAGAGGATCTCACCTACCCGAACTCAGAAACATTAATCGAGTATCAAAAACAATCAGAATATTTTGAATCACTCAAGCTCTTCGGCGACTTATCAAAACCATTATTTACAAAAGAAGACTTTGAGCCTGCTTTTCCAATTACCAATTGGTTAGATGCGAAAGAAGTTCAAACAGGCCGACTAAGCAGCGGTGAAAACGATCCCGGCTTACCAACACTTGCCCCCACCGCTAATGTCATCACGCAGCAAAAAACCTATTTACAGGCTTTAAAAAACCTTGGAGTAAAAGGCTTTCGAATCGATGCAGCCAAACACCTCTCACCCACTCATATCGAGAAGGTATGGACCAAAGAAATATGCCAAGGTGTCAAAGTCTTTGGCGAAATCATTACTGATGGTGGCTCGGGAAAAGCAGAATATGAGATATTTTTAAAACCATTTGTCCAACAAACAAGTTTCGATGCTTACGACTTCCCTCTATTTCACCGTTTATTAGGCGTATTTAAATATGGGGAAGGTATGAGGTCTTTATTAAATTTGCCTGAACAAGAACAATGTCTCGACCCCAAACGGGCCATTACTTTTGCGGTGACTCATGACATTCCCAATAACGGCGTTTTCCGTAATCAAATGCTCTCCCCTCAACAAGAACAATTAGTGTACTGCTATTTACTGGGTTGCAGCGATGGTGCTCCTCTTATTTACACCGATATGAACACCAGTAATGATCTTGATGCTTTAGGCTATCCTCGCTGGGAGCAAAGCTGGCACGATAACAACTTAATTAAGATGATTCAATTTCATAAACATGTGCACGGGCAACCAGTACAAGTTTTGGAATGCTCCGATGATATCTTAGTCATATTACGGGGAACAGAAGACAACCCCATGGGCGTTGTCGCGATCAATAAAGGCCAAGAAGATCATCAAATCAGCCTGCCCACCAATCAGTTTAATGTTTGGTTAGGTGGCGATGATTTATTGCGTCAAACTCTCACACTCCCAGCTCTATCTGGAATCATGTTAAAGTCATAAAACTGATAGACTGATAAAACAGATAAATTTTCCTCTCCCCTTAACACACTCATTAAGGGGAGTTTTCATTTACACACGAATAAAATATTCCCTCCACCAATTAACGCCATAAAAACCATAAGCTCCATTGATTCGTGGCGTTTAATTGCACTTGCTCCCACTTCATATCAATCACAATCGCTATGCTTAGCTCTCAGTCATTTCATTTAACAAATGCAAAACACTTTTATAACGCATGTTTATAACCGATAAACCGATGTGTGTTTTTTTACAGCTCAACACTAATCTGTTAATAAAGTGTAAAAAACAAAAGAACGCATTAAGTAAAAAACATGATGTAAGTGGCTGAATACAATAATAAAGCGAGATTCGGGCAGATAAATCCGATACTCATTCAATACCAAAATGATGAGGCTTCAATAAGAAACCACTCTTCAGGGTATAAATAGGACACGAAAAGGATGTAAGTTGATGATTAAATTAAAACAACTCTTCGCAGGTGCTGTCATTGCAACCACTTCACTTATTTCAGTGAATCATGCTGTCGCAGCTGACTATCCACCACATACGATTAACATGGTTGCGCCATCTGGTGCTGGCGGTGGCTGGGATTTAACCATTCGTACTGTGGCTAAAACACTTAAAGATACCGGTATTGTGAGTTCAAATATGCCTGTTGTGAATCGTCCTGGTGGCGGTGGTGCGGTCAATTTAGCTTACAT from Vibrio casei includes the following:
- the lamB gene encoding maltoporin LamB, encoding MKTLKVCLTAAAVSSALLASSAMAVEADFNGYMRAGTGVSTHSGANESYEKNKVGRLGNENDVYGEIGLNTKPIKAGETAEFTVNSMLAYGSDGSNGWESARDDDDGADVALVQFNVQAKGLFDFDPDAVLWAGKRYYQRQDIHITDFYYWNTNGGAGGGLEHLSVGPGKLSVAFIRDDSLGNDLGVDLDGDGQNDNQNININNFDVRYADLGLWKDASLELGINYYMVNETDEQEDLNLDTKDSVMATAVITQGNFFGGFNKTVFQFGTNGAASAMAGLGSGSWIPAVSDGDTGFRVINFGVINMGDSWNLGHQVMYAQSSYDNSNKDDHTFANVVVRPIYNWSEIMKTEFEAGYFTEENQWGTKGADNEGAKFTVAQAWAAGAGFWARPEIRVYASYVDDFKNDNRFGNDESSEMSFGIQAEAWW
- a CDS encoding ExeM/NucH family extracellular endonuclease is translated as MTARINPIKIGLTIVGLTFLSLPINAEIVITEYAEGSSNNKAIELYNSGNESISLSGYELVRYKDGDTSPSSNLNLDTQHISSNDFLVLLNTNFNADKKAEITAPTFESGSMQFNGGDAVALLKNGMIVDVIGNIPTESDWGKDITYRRHPESLVARTQYQAEDWVAFEKDNSSDLGKLGAIEVPEPLNCEGVDFTPIHTIQGNSSKSPFVTDGFESSDEFYVQGIVTAISSLDNGFYIQSLVPDNDPQTSEGILVYSNATNINTGDVVCVKAPVKEYFGLTELAPSSNQVSVLSQTSIPEPINVEILDSDDNFQATLERYEGMLVTLPEALDMRITRTFSYDYDARRNNLVLSQGQINHQPNEHAIAGSDEAKQASKNNADRRLFIESNQKAADGEVPYYPTWSEDLNQDSSADNYLRINDHIHGLTGIITYSYNEFRLIVTQNISQENVTHISDRNDNPVIKNGDLRVATFNVLNYFNSPYNGDSNSFGENRGAESYDEFLLQQEKIANAMVKLNADIVGIMEVENNGFGKQGAINTLAQAINEKLLDSNLHYQVVTLDTNQDGVINEQDTVGTDAISVGVLYRPSKVTVDSTRIITLPMQDVNGDKAYQRDSITPTFLVNSKLTGGDTKHLTISVNHFKSKGSTCWEDDNLQNGDDLDLQGSCENFRVAAAVAVGEAMENLPGDKIILGDLNSYSMEDPMLVLTNYNQEIHGKVIKAARNTQFITKDTITPQFGDDGAIIERNYGYTDVVRQFRSHAWGYSYNDEVGDLDHILVSPDLLKHVVDATNWNINSSETPIYSYEKSFKGSLPNFDDVYRSSDHDPAVVEIRYSQKDPEQPVINGDKFTLRYTLPPSANIGDTLTIRLSRNTAMTALASTTDLSESITVSEAHLSSGYIELDFTNVEAGDYTATKTLTDVNGTVKHQAQEQFTVQENDADNESTPDTDNIVDNQSNGDSGGGATSPLWLMIMLGLMGMRLRRRNIIFQ
- a CDS encoding alpha-amylase family glycosyl hydrolase, translated to MSVFTHQPVTAVSAESSADVILHAFDWSYQKVTSEAKRIAQLGYDSILISPPMKSPNFLEWWNRYQPQDYRIIDNPLGNTVDFITMQQALSQHGIALYVDVVFNHMANESHLREDLTYPNSETLIEYQKQSEYFESLKLFGDLSKPLFTKEDFEPAFPITNWLDAKEVQTGRLSSGENDPGLPTLAPTANVITQQKTYLQALKNLGVKGFRIDAAKHLSPTHIEKVWTKEICQGVKVFGEIITDGGSGKAEYEIFLKPFVQQTSFDAYDFPLFHRLLGVFKYGEGMRSLLNLPEQEQCLDPKRAITFAVTHDIPNNGVFRNQMLSPQQEQLVYCYLLGCSDGAPLIYTDMNTSNDLDALGYPRWEQSWHDNNLIKMIQFHKHVHGQPVQVLECSDDILVILRGTEDNPMGVVAINKGQEDHQISLPTNQFNVWLGGDDLLRQTLTLPALSGIMLKS